One genomic region from SAR92 clade bacterium H455 encodes:
- the gpmI gene encoding 2,3-bisphosphoglycerate-independent phosphoglycerate mutase, with protein sequence MTEQRKPLILLILDGFGYSDITTHNAISNADAPVWQALWQERPKTLIHTSGMEVGLPEGQMGNSEVGHMTLGAGRVVYQNFTRINKAIIDGDFFTNSVYCDAIDKAQSTGKAVHIMGLLSPGGVHSHEDHINAMLEMAAQRGAEKIYLHAFLDGRDCPPRSAKPSLEKTQALIEKLGVGRIASVCGRFYALDRDNRWDRVAEAYNLVTAGRSDYSARDAVTALSDAYARDENDEFVHATTICGEGQAPVTMEDGDAVIFMNFRPDRAREIAHALTNKDFDGFERAATPQLSTFVQTTEYQDNIDAPCAFPPIPLVNSMGDYLAQQGKRQLRIAETEKYAHVTFFFSGGRESLYDLEERILVPSPNIATYDDQPEMSAPEVTEKLVEAIGSGKFDTIICNYANCDQVGHTGNFEASIKAVEAIDLSLAQVIAAAEKVGGEILITADHGNVEEMYDDANQQPHTQHTTLPVPLVYVGERSLSLDSNGSLADIAPTMLALMDLPQPVEMTGRSLILNT encoded by the coding sequence ATGACTGAACAGCGCAAACCCCTAATACTCCTGATTCTCGACGGCTTCGGCTACAGTGATATCACCACCCACAACGCCATCAGCAACGCCGACGCACCGGTCTGGCAGGCACTGTGGCAAGAGCGTCCCAAGACATTGATCCACACATCCGGTATGGAAGTGGGTCTGCCAGAGGGCCAGATGGGCAATTCAGAAGTAGGGCACATGACCTTAGGTGCTGGGCGGGTGGTTTACCAAAACTTCACTCGCATCAACAAAGCCATTATCGACGGCGACTTTTTCACCAACTCGGTTTACTGCGACGCCATCGACAAAGCTCAGAGCACAGGCAAGGCCGTGCACATCATGGGCCTGCTCTCTCCTGGCGGCGTTCACAGCCATGAAGACCATATCAACGCCATGCTAGAAATGGCCGCTCAGCGCGGTGCCGAAAAAATCTATCTCCACGCCTTTCTCGATGGCCGCGACTGCCCGCCGCGCAGTGCCAAACCCTCCCTAGAGAAAACCCAGGCACTGATCGAAAAACTCGGCGTTGGCAGAATCGCCTCAGTCTGTGGCCGTTTTTATGCACTCGACCGCGATAACCGCTGGGACCGAGTCGCCGAAGCCTACAATCTAGTCACCGCCGGCCGCTCAGACTACAGCGCCAGGGATGCAGTCACCGCCCTCAGCGACGCCTATGCCCGCGATGAAAACGACGAATTTGTCCATGCCACCACCATCTGCGGGGAAGGCCAAGCGCCAGTCACCATGGAAGATGGCGACGCCGTGATCTTTATGAACTTCCGTCCCGATCGCGCCCGTGAGATCGCCCACGCCCTCACCAACAAAGATTTCGACGGCTTCGAACGTGCAGCCACACCTCAGCTCTCGACCTTCGTTCAAACCACCGAATACCAAGACAATATAGATGCCCCCTGTGCCTTCCCGCCAATCCCATTGGTTAATTCCATGGGCGACTACCTGGCACAGCAAGGCAAGCGCCAACTCAGAATCGCCGAGACCGAAAAATACGCCCACGTAACCTTCTTCTTCAGCGGTGGCCGCGAGTCACTCTATGATCTTGAAGAGCGCATATTGGTGCCATCACCCAATATCGCCACCTACGACGACCAGCCAGAAATGAGCGCACCAGAAGTCACAGAGAAACTGGTGGAAGCCATTGGCTCCGGCAAGTTCGATACTATTATTTGTAACTACGCCAACTGCGATCAGGTAGGCCACACCGGCAACTTCGAAGCCTCAATCAAAGCCGTTGAAGCCATAGACCTTAGCCTGGCTCAGGTTATAGCTGCAGCAGAGAAAGTCGGCGGTGAAATCTTGATCACCGCAGACCACGGCAATGTCGAAGAAATGTACGACGACGCCAACCAGCAGCCCCATACTCAACACACCACATTGCCTGTGCCGCTGGTCTATGTTGGTGAGCGCTCGCTCAGCTTGGATAGCAATGGCTCTCTCGCTGATATAGCGCCGACCATGCTGGCGCTGATGGATCTGCCACAGCCCGTTGAGATGACGGGTCGTTCATTGATCCTTAACACTTAA
- a CDS encoding Fic family protein: MNIGQIGEYRNPQPPTCRNRGFFASSMLMLQKSPYFRNYMFDPKKPYYDLPTLPPHNPIESMALYKKLVPASEALAKLSATAEHLPNEAALYQNVILLEAKASSEIEQIVTTDGDLFSSKSSQQATDPLTKEVHRYAEAMQLGWKSDRPLCTPLAEQICSVIKNHEMTVRKVPGTSLKRTSGEIVYTPPDGEVPLRDLLDNLFAWMNAEDDIHPIIKAAIAHYQFESIHPFTDGNGRTGRIMVVLYLIEQKLLNTPALFLSGEILKSRESYYSLLQTTRETGDFIPYLEWFVDLIFKASIQSTIRANNVRGAMQKTKHDIRTLNPAMYSQDLVNLLFKGPLVFANQLVEHDVAGSISTAHSYLKDLEIAGIIFRSKKRFNRKVGYINIRLLDALSGEIDLS; encoded by the coding sequence ATGAACATCGGACAAATTGGTGAATATCGAAACCCCCAACCGCCAACTTGCAGAAATCGTGGATTTTTCGCAAGTTCGATGCTAATGTTACAGAAATCCCCTTATTTTCGTAACTATATGTTTGATCCTAAAAAGCCTTACTACGATTTACCGACGCTTCCGCCGCATAACCCTATTGAATCCATGGCGTTATATAAGAAGCTCGTCCCAGCATCTGAAGCCCTCGCAAAGCTATCAGCTACTGCTGAACACCTACCCAATGAAGCAGCTTTATATCAAAACGTAATTTTATTGGAAGCAAAAGCCTCTTCAGAGATAGAACAGATTGTTACAACAGACGGGGACCTGTTTTCATCAAAATCATCACAACAAGCTACAGACCCTCTGACCAAGGAGGTTCACCGGTATGCTGAAGCAATGCAGCTTGGATGGAAAAGTGATCGTCCTTTGTGTACCCCTCTGGCAGAACAAATATGCTCTGTCATTAAAAACCATGAAATGACGGTGAGGAAAGTGCCGGGAACTTCATTAAAAAGAACATCCGGAGAGATTGTCTATACACCTCCGGATGGGGAAGTCCCTTTAAGGGATTTACTGGACAATCTTTTTGCGTGGATGAATGCTGAAGATGATATCCATCCAATTATAAAAGCGGCTATAGCGCATTACCAATTTGAGTCTATACATCCATTTACTGATGGAAATGGCAGAACAGGCCGGATAATGGTCGTGCTATATCTTATTGAGCAAAAACTTTTGAATACTCCAGCATTGTTCCTTTCAGGTGAAATATTGAAGAGCAGAGAGAGCTATTATTCACTGCTTCAAACTACAAGAGAAACAGGGGACTTTATTCCTTACTTAGAATGGTTCGTTGATTTAATATTTAAGGCATCCATTCAATCCACCATTAGAGCAAACAACGTGCGTGGAGCAATGCAAAAAACTAAACATGATATTAGGACTCTAAATCCTGCAATGTATTCACAAGATCTTGTGAATCTCTTATTCAAGGGGCCTCTGGTCTTTGCAAATCAACTTGTAGAGCATGATGTTGCCGGCAGCATATCGACAGCTCATAGCTATTTAAAGGATCTCGAAATTGCTGGAATTATTTTCCGGTCCAAAAAAAGATTCAATCGCAAGGTTGGCTATATCAACATTAGACTTCTAGATGCGCTAAGCGGAGAAATAGATTTATCATAA
- a CDS encoding HIRAN domain-containing protein: MGKAAIVAGTGFQNRDGSMRSKLIQHYVGVNTLVYLHRESSNKHDGCAIAVLIKVPILFGLLGSVKKKIGYIKAGTAKSLAKKVDANEEVKAHVDSLYAPPDREHPRVTLWLDSQ; encoded by the coding sequence ATGGGGAAGGCAGCAATAGTGGCGGGGACTGGATTCCAGAATCGAGATGGCTCCATGAGATCAAAGTTAATACAGCATTACGTCGGAGTTAATACACTAGTTTATCTTCACAGGGAGTCTTCGAATAAGCATGATGGGTGCGCTATAGCCGTTCTGATTAAAGTGCCGATATTATTTGGCTTGTTGGGTTCTGTTAAAAAGAAAATTGGTTATATCAAAGCCGGTACGGCAAAGTCCCTCGCCAAAAAAGTAGACGCTAATGAGGAGGTAAAAGCTCATGTGGATAGTTTGTATGCTCCTCCTGATCGTGAGCATCCTCGCGTTACCTTATGGTTGGACTCCCAGTAA
- a CDS encoding mechanosensitive ion channel → MEDKVELMQALTIQYGVKVLMALVIFIIGKWVVKRLSVVLEKLMEKNAVDPAIRHFAGSLVYYALLIFVCIAALGQLGIQTASFVAIVGAAGLAVGLALQGSLSNFAAGVLLLIFRPFKVGDFVETAGTSGVIQSIQIFTTVLFTPDNKKVIVPNGRIIGDNIVNYSANDTRRVDLVFGIGYQDDIDAARKVLEGVLAADDRVLAEPKSVIAVVELADSSVNLVCRPWVKSGDYWPVYFDLTEAAKKALDANGISIPFPQRDVHLHQQT, encoded by the coding sequence ATGGAAGACAAAGTAGAGTTAATGCAGGCGCTAACAATCCAGTATGGCGTTAAAGTGCTAATGGCACTGGTGATCTTTATTATCGGTAAATGGGTCGTTAAACGACTCTCGGTAGTACTGGAAAAACTCATGGAGAAAAACGCCGTAGACCCGGCCATCAGACACTTTGCTGGTAGTTTGGTGTATTACGCCCTGCTGATCTTTGTCTGTATTGCCGCCCTCGGCCAACTGGGCATCCAAACCGCCTCCTTCGTCGCCATAGTCGGTGCCGCCGGTCTTGCCGTAGGCTTAGCCCTTCAGGGATCCCTATCGAATTTCGCAGCCGGTGTACTGCTGCTAATTTTCCGCCCCTTCAAAGTCGGCGACTTCGTTGAAACCGCCGGCACCTCAGGCGTGATTCAAAGCATCCAAATCTTCACCACCGTCTTGTTCACCCCAGACAACAAAAAAGTCATAGTCCCCAACGGCCGAATTATTGGCGACAACATCGTCAACTACTCCGCCAACGACACCCGTCGTGTGGACCTGGTATTTGGCATTGGCTATCAAGATGATATAGACGCCGCCCGTAAAGTTCTCGAAGGCGTACTCGCAGCAGATGACCGTGTACTCGCCGAACCTAAATCCGTTATTGCAGTGGTTGAATTGGCTGACAGCAGTGTCAACTTAGTCTGCCGTCCCTGGGTTAAGAGTGGTGATTACTGGCCGGTGTATTTCGATCTTACCGAAGCCGCCAAGAAAGCACTGGATGCCAATGGCATTTCGATTCCCTTCCCTCAGCGAGATGTGCATTTGCATCAGCAGACGTAG
- a CDS encoding helix-turn-helix transcriptional regulator — protein sequence MEMDVMVDKSRVRKLRNQRAWSQDHLASVSGLSMRTIQRIENDGGCSLESKKALAAVFNIEPSDLDIQVDAIRNLASSKRGRLFGLAGVAGGFVCAYIGITLSLMSGQITTADAGVYYGAVGAFCGVCCCVIGLLSNKRKANIA from the coding sequence ATGGAAATGGATGTCATGGTAGATAAAAGTCGCGTCAGGAAACTACGCAACCAGCGTGCTTGGTCGCAAGATCACCTCGCTTCAGTGTCAGGCCTTAGCATGCGAACGATTCAACGAATTGAGAACGATGGCGGTTGCTCCTTAGAGTCCAAGAAAGCATTAGCCGCAGTCTTCAATATCGAGCCCAGTGATTTGGATATTCAGGTTGATGCAATACGAAATTTGGCTTCCAGCAAGCGAGGGCGTCTCTTTGGTCTTGCTGGTGTGGCCGGAGGGTTTGTCTGCGCCTATATTGGAATAACGCTATCTCTTATGTCGGGACAGATTACTACCGCTGACGCAGGAGTTTATTACGGGGCAGTGGGTGCGTTTTGTGGAGTCTGCTGTTGCGTTATCGGTTTGCTTTCAAATAAGCGCAAAGCCAATATCGCCTGA
- a CDS encoding S41 family peptidase, giving the protein MYTKYLITTLAAALISALPITAANAETEVGTTNQQANQEERLPLRELRLFTQVFEQIRRGYVEEVADTDLLENAIAGLLLELDPHSVYLNQTDYEQLQESATGEYGGLGLRVGSERGMIKVIAPIDDSPAAKAGIEAGDFIVEVDGTPVRGMAVQKAIDKLRGEKGTSIKLTVFREGEDGPLDITVVRGTIQLSSVRSRIIEPGYGYVRVSQFQVSSGKDFKKELLSLKEKEPTLKGLIIDLRNNPGGLVPASVEIADAVLDGGTVVYTEGRLPSANISFDAKSGDLLEGTPIVVLINGGSASASEIVAGALQDHRRAAIIGTQSFGKGSVQTVIPLGDGRAVKLTTARYFTPNGRSIQAEGIVPDIIVEPAEIRLYKNRTQVREADLEGHLEQADGKKKKAKDRDEDITDDNQLYEALNVLKGFQLLGKRVSSEAEAQD; this is encoded by the coding sequence ATGTATACAAAGTATCTCATCACCACCCTAGCAGCAGCGCTGATTAGCGCACTGCCCATAACAGCGGCCAATGCAGAAACCGAAGTCGGAACAACCAACCAGCAAGCCAATCAAGAAGAGCGTCTGCCTCTTCGTGAGCTGCGCCTGTTTACCCAAGTGTTCGAACAGATTCGCCGCGGCTATGTAGAAGAGGTCGCCGACACCGATCTTCTGGAAAACGCCATCGCCGGACTATTACTCGAACTCGACCCCCACTCCGTCTATCTAAACCAAACTGACTATGAACAACTTCAGGAAAGCGCCACCGGTGAATACGGCGGCCTAGGCCTGCGAGTAGGCTCCGAGCGCGGCATGATCAAAGTCATAGCCCCCATCGACGACAGCCCAGCCGCCAAAGCCGGCATCGAAGCCGGAGACTTTATCGTTGAAGTAGACGGCACCCCAGTGCGCGGCATGGCAGTACAAAAAGCCATAGACAAACTGCGTGGCGAAAAGGGCACCAGCATCAAGCTAACAGTATTCCGCGAAGGCGAAGACGGTCCCTTAGACATCACAGTGGTCCGCGGCACCATCCAACTTAGCTCAGTACGCAGCCGCATCATTGAACCCGGCTACGGCTACGTTCGCGTCTCACAATTCCAAGTCAGCTCCGGCAAAGACTTCAAAAAGGAGCTGCTCTCACTGAAAGAAAAAGAACCCACTCTAAAAGGCCTCATCATCGACTTGCGCAACAATCCCGGCGGACTAGTGCCAGCCTCAGTTGAAATCGCCGACGCCGTCCTCGACGGGGGCACCGTTGTCTACACCGAAGGCCGCCTCCCCAGCGCCAATATCAGCTTCGACGCTAAAAGTGGTGACTTACTTGAAGGCACGCCCATAGTTGTACTAATAAACGGCGGCAGCGCCTCCGCCTCAGAGATCGTTGCTGGAGCGCTGCAAGACCATCGGCGCGCAGCCATTATTGGCACCCAGAGCTTTGGCAAAGGCTCAGTGCAAACCGTCATTCCGTTGGGCGATGGCCGCGCCGTCAAACTGACTACCGCGCGCTACTTCACACCCAATGGTCGATCTATTCAGGCTGAGGGAATTGTGCCGGATATTATTGTTGAGCCTGCTGAGATTCGTTTGTACAAGAACCGCACGCAAGTTCGCGAAGCAGATCTTGAAGGACACTTAGAGCAGGCCGATGGTAAAAAGAAGAAAGCCAAAGATCGCGATGAAGATATCACCGACGATAATCAGCTTTATGAAGCGCTGAATGTTTTAAAGGGGTTTCAGCTACTGGGGAAGAGGGTTTCAAGCGAAGCTGAAGCCCAGGATTAG
- a CDS encoding peptidoglycan DD-metalloendopeptidase family protein translates to MKLPSAIISAALSCALYLLPLQAIAAEDEKAKLAELKNAISSLEKQLNKRDKDKSKLTAELKKNEIAASTSSKKIRLLNSKIESRNAKLADLGKQQTELKAGIQKQHAAVSEQLAAAYKMGAQEPIKLLLNQEDPQQLARLLKYYNYVVDARNEKIAQYMGDVEQLSIVRNQVSEERRLLNSAKVQLEKDRQELLANNKRRQSTLKQLNASLQSDKSKLDKLLKQRTALEELLKDVRSVVKKMPLKTPPGGQSFVSQKGQLRWPLKGKVAHSFGSKRSGSLRWDGWLIDAKIGEPVTAVHDGQVIFSNYMRGFGLLIILNHGDGYMSLYAHNEELLKDTGDWVLSNETISRAGDTGGLNKPALYFEIRKKGQPADPKIWLGKR, encoded by the coding sequence ATGAAACTCCCCTCGGCAATCATCAGCGCAGCCCTCAGCTGTGCTCTGTATCTATTGCCCCTACAGGCAATCGCTGCCGAGGACGAGAAAGCCAAGCTGGCAGAGCTAAAGAATGCCATCAGCAGTCTTGAAAAACAGCTCAACAAGCGCGACAAAGATAAGAGCAAATTAACCGCCGAGCTTAAAAAGAACGAAATCGCCGCCTCCACTAGCAGCAAGAAAATCCGCCTACTGAACAGCAAAATAGAGTCTCGCAACGCCAAACTAGCCGATCTCGGAAAACAGCAGACTGAATTAAAAGCTGGCATCCAAAAACAACATGCCGCCGTCAGCGAACAGCTCGCCGCCGCCTATAAAATGGGTGCTCAAGAACCAATCAAATTACTGCTCAATCAGGAAGACCCTCAGCAGCTAGCCCGCCTGCTCAAGTACTACAACTACGTGGTCGACGCCCGCAATGAGAAAATTGCCCAATATATGGGCGACGTAGAACAGCTTTCGATAGTGCGAAATCAGGTCAGCGAAGAGAGGCGCTTACTGAATAGCGCCAAAGTACAATTAGAGAAAGATCGGCAAGAACTGTTGGCCAATAACAAACGTCGCCAAAGCACCTTAAAACAGCTCAACGCCTCCCTCCAGAGCGACAAATCCAAACTGGATAAACTGCTCAAACAGCGTACTGCTCTCGAAGAACTGTTAAAAGATGTTCGCAGTGTAGTCAAGAAAATGCCCCTAAAAACCCCTCCAGGAGGTCAGAGTTTCGTCTCACAAAAGGGGCAGCTGCGCTGGCCTCTTAAAGGCAAAGTGGCACACAGCTTCGGCAGTAAACGCAGTGGCTCACTGCGCTGGGATGGCTGGTTGATCGACGCTAAAATTGGCGAGCCGGTGACCGCTGTCCACGACGGACAAGTGATCTTTTCCAACTATATGCGCGGATTTGGGCTATTAATTATTCTCAATCACGGCGACGGCTATATGAGTCTCTACGCCCACAATGAAGAATTATTAAAAGACACCGGCGACTGGGTATTGAGTAACGAAACCATCTCCCGCGCCGGCGACACCGGAGGCTTAAACAAGCCCGCCCTGTATTTTGAAATACGCAAAAAAGGCCAGCCCGCCGATCCGAAAATATGGCTCGGTAAACGCTAA
- a CDS encoding NnrS family protein yields MNIDNSQTALTTPPLLRLAFRPLFLGGTIFSIITIAWWSYFWLNPFSWQPYGDPVWWHGHEMLFGFGASIVVGFLLTAVQTWTGVIGLRGRPLMVLAVAWLLGRLLLAFGGGLPLWMVMAGDLLFLILAAIAMAYPVFKAKQRQNMIFVPILAILALLNGVSHWGVVTNQPEVGQLSLHGAIMMFVLIIAILGGRVIPFFTANGAGVEKRPPIKWLEIVSIASIIFLVAIAFIGFNKAPKNLTLTVSSIAAIANGWRFLRWNGQHCAKIPLLWSLHLSYAFIPLGFIVLALYAAGYIASLSAALHCFTAGAMGGMILAMISRVTLGHTGRPLQPPKLMSVGYIAIIIGAILRVIFPGWFPEGSSWIIGLAGGLWVLGYGIYVFYYGPMLVSTRADGRLG; encoded by the coding sequence TTGAATATTGATAACAGCCAAACAGCCCTCACAACGCCACCACTTTTACGTTTAGCATTTCGCCCCCTATTCCTCGGCGGTACGATCTTTTCTATTATCACCATCGCCTGGTGGTCTTACTTCTGGTTAAACCCCTTTAGCTGGCAGCCCTATGGCGACCCAGTTTGGTGGCATGGCCACGAAATGCTATTTGGCTTCGGTGCATCCATAGTTGTTGGCTTTCTACTCACTGCCGTACAAACCTGGACCGGTGTTATTGGCCTAAGAGGTAGGCCTTTGATGGTTCTGGCTGTTGCTTGGTTATTGGGACGCCTGCTGTTAGCTTTCGGAGGAGGTTTACCCCTGTGGATGGTCATGGCCGGTGACCTACTGTTTCTGATCTTGGCGGCTATTGCCATGGCTTACCCTGTATTTAAAGCTAAGCAGAGACAAAATATGATCTTTGTACCGATCCTCGCGATACTGGCTCTGCTTAATGGTGTTAGCCACTGGGGCGTTGTGACTAATCAGCCTGAGGTGGGACAGCTCTCCCTACATGGCGCCATCATGATGTTCGTATTGATCATCGCTATTTTGGGTGGCCGGGTAATTCCCTTCTTTACCGCCAATGGTGCAGGAGTCGAGAAAAGACCACCGATCAAATGGCTTGAGATTGTAAGCATCGCCAGTATTATCTTCTTGGTCGCCATCGCTTTTATTGGTTTCAACAAAGCCCCTAAGAACCTAACGTTAACAGTCAGTAGCATTGCCGCAATCGCCAACGGCTGGCGCTTCCTGCGCTGGAACGGTCAACATTGCGCAAAAATTCCCCTACTCTGGTCACTGCATCTCTCCTATGCCTTTATTCCACTGGGCTTTATTGTGCTCGCACTCTACGCCGCTGGTTATATCGCTAGCCTGAGCGCTGCATTGCACTGTTTTACAGCCGGGGCAATGGGCGGCATGATTCTGGCCATGATCTCCCGAGTGACGCTTGGGCATACAGGACGGCCGTTACAACCCCCAAAGCTAATGTCTGTTGGCTATATTGCTATTATCATTGGCGCGATATTGAGGGTGATTTTTCCTGGGTGGTTCCCCGAGGGATCTAGCTGGATAATTGGCCTTGCGGGTGGATTATGGGTATTGGGCTATGGCATATATGTTTTTTATTATGGGCCAATGCTGGTTAGCACTAGAGCTGACGGAAGGCTAGGGTAG
- a CDS encoding ATP-binding cassette domain-containing protein, translated as MPLVTLQDIYLSYGQPPLIDRINLVIEPGERICLIGRNGAGKSTLLKILTGQVTADEGVLKRAAGVKIAQLEQSVPHDATGSVFDVIAEGLGEEGKLAARYHHLILQLGSNPSDKVMNELEEVQAELERVDGWDINQRVEAIVTTMELNPDVDISSLSGGYKRRVLLARALVCKPDLLLLDEPTNHLDIDAIQWVEAFLLKWEGALLFISHDRRFMDNLATRFVEIDRGQLAEFNCNYATYIQRKKDMLETEDRHNALFDKRLSQEEVWIRQGIKARRTRNEGRVRALEALRVEHAARRKQVGTAKMDIQQAEKSGKIVAEANDISFAFDDGNAVVKSFSTLIQRGDKVGLIGRNGVGKTTLLKLLLGQLEPQQGKIKTGTNLNIAYFDQYRAALDETKTVQDNVSGGRDMLEVGGKSRHVISYLQDFLFSPDRCRQPVSALSGGERNRLLLAKLFTQPSNILVLDEPTNDLDIDTLDLLEELLIDYKGTVLLVSHDRSFLNNVVTSTLVFEGNAVINQYIGGYDDWLRQRKAELTPSTGKASATASKASSKTDATVKKRSYKVQRELDKLPAEIERLEAEIAAISEQINQPDFYQAERSVTAAIEKNLTTVQEQLNHCYQRWEELETE; from the coding sequence ATGCCACTTGTCACACTGCAAGACATCTATCTCAGCTACGGTCAGCCGCCACTGATTGACCGTATCAACCTGGTTATCGAACCCGGTGAACGCATCTGCCTGATCGGCCGAAACGGCGCTGGCAAATCGACCCTGTTAAAAATCCTTACCGGTCAGGTAACTGCCGACGAAGGTGTGCTGAAGCGTGCCGCCGGCGTCAAAATTGCCCAGTTGGAACAGTCGGTGCCCCACGACGCCACCGGCTCTGTCTTTGACGTCATCGCCGAAGGTCTCGGAGAAGAGGGCAAGCTCGCCGCTCGCTATCACCATCTGATCCTGCAGCTAGGTTCAAATCCCAGCGACAAGGTGATGAACGAGCTGGAAGAGGTTCAGGCTGAACTAGAACGCGTCGACGGCTGGGATATCAATCAGCGCGTCGAAGCCATAGTCACCACCATGGAGCTCAATCCCGATGTGGATATCTCCAGCCTCTCCGGAGGTTACAAGCGCCGCGTACTATTGGCCCGAGCACTGGTCTGCAAGCCCGACCTGCTGCTGCTCGATGAGCCCACCAACCACCTGGATATCGACGCCATTCAATGGGTCGAGGCATTCTTGCTGAAGTGGGAGGGGGCACTGTTATTTATCAGTCACGACCGTCGCTTTATGGACAACCTGGCCACCCGCTTTGTAGAAATTGATCGCGGCCAGTTGGCAGAATTCAACTGTAATTACGCCACTTATATTCAGCGTAAAAAAGACATGCTGGAAACTGAAGATCGCCACAATGCACTATTCGACAAACGCCTCTCTCAAGAAGAAGTGTGGATTCGCCAGGGCATTAAAGCCCGCCGCACCCGCAATGAAGGCCGAGTTCGCGCCTTGGAAGCCTTACGCGTCGAGCACGCTGCCCGCCGCAAACAGGTGGGCACCGCCAAGATGGATATTCAACAGGCGGAAAAATCCGGCAAGATTGTTGCCGAAGCCAACGATATCAGCTTCGCCTTTGATGACGGCAATGCCGTGGTTAAATCCTTCTCTACACTGATTCAGCGCGGCGACAAAGTCGGCCTGATTGGTCGCAATGGCGTCGGCAAGACCACCTTATTGAAGCTTTTGCTGGGCCAATTAGAGCCCCAGCAGGGCAAGATCAAAACCGGCACCAATCTCAATATCGCCTACTTTGATCAGTATCGTGCAGCCCTAGACGAGACTAAAACCGTACAGGACAATGTCTCCGGTGGCCGCGATATGCTTGAAGTTGGCGGCAAATCGCGACACGTTATCAGCTATTTACAGGATTTTCTCTTTAGCCCGGACCGCTGCCGCCAGCCCGTTAGCGCCCTTTCCGGCGGTGAGCGCAATCGACTGTTACTGGCCAAACTGTTCACCCAACCCTCCAATATTCTGGTACTAGATGAACCCACCAACGATCTGGACATAGACACGCTGGATCTGCTGGAAGAATTACTCATCGACTACAAGGGCACGGTACTGCTAGTGAGTCACGATCGTTCTTTCTTGAACAATGTAGTCACCAGCACATTGGTCTTTGAAGGCAACGCGGTGATCAACCAATATATAGGTGGCTACGATGACTGGCTGCGTCAGCGCAAAGCTGAGCTAACTCCCAGCACGGGAAAAGCCTCCGCAACAGCAAGCAAAGCCTCGAGTAAAACCGACGCCACGGTTAAAAAGCGCTCCTATAAGGTACAGCGAGAACTAGACAAGCTGCCAGCGGAAATAGAACGTCTGGAAGCTGAAATTGCAGCCATCTCTGAGCAAATCAATCAGCCCGACTTCTACCAAGCCGAGCGCTCAGTGACTGCCGCTATTGAAAAGAACCTCACCACAGTGCAGGAGCAGCTCAATCACTGTTACCAGCGCTGGGAAGAACTAGAAACAGAATAA